The following are encoded together in the Pseudanabaena sp. FACHB-2040 genome:
- a CDS encoding SDR family oxidoreductase, giving the protein MEKVLIITGSSRGIGAATACLAAEQGYAICVNYLRNQEAARSVVSSITQAGGRAIATAADIASEEDVVHLFQTVDEQLGKVTALVNNAGTLEQQTRVENIDAARLNRVFATNITGSFLCAREAIKRMSTKHGGAGGAIVNVSSVASRLGSPGEYVDYAASKGAIDTMTIGLAKEVADEGIRVNAVRPGFIYTDIHASGGEPNRVERVKESVPMKRGGHAIEVANAILWLLSAEASYTTGAFIDIAGGK; this is encoded by the coding sequence ATGGAAAAAGTTCTGATTATTACAGGCAGTAGTCGCGGCATTGGTGCGGCTACCGCTTGCCTAGCTGCTGAGCAAGGTTATGCTATTTGCGTCAACTATCTTCGCAATCAGGAGGCTGCCCGCAGCGTTGTCAGCTCTATTACACAGGCTGGTGGTCGTGCGATCGCAACCGCAGCTGACATTGCCTCCGAAGAAGATGTGGTTCATCTTTTTCAGACGGTGGATGAACAATTAGGGAAGGTGACGGCCCTCGTTAACAATGCTGGAACCTTAGAGCAGCAAACGCGGGTAGAGAATATTGATGCTGCCCGACTCAATCGAGTCTTTGCGACGAACATCACCGGGAGTTTTTTGTGCGCCCGAGAAGCTATTAAGCGGATGTCTACCAAACACGGCGGAGCAGGAGGCGCTATCGTCAATGTTTCATCCGTGGCTTCTCGTCTGGGCTCCCCTGGTGAATACGTAGACTATGCAGCTTCCAAAGGAGCTATCGATACAATGACAATTGGGCTAGCAAAGGAAGTTGCCGATGAGGGTATTCGTGTAAATGCGGTGCGTCCGGGCTTTATTTACACCGACATTCACGCAAGCGGCGGTGAGCCAAATCGGGTTGAGCGCGTAAAAGAATCTGTTCCCATGAAGCGAGGTGGGCACGCGATTGAAGTTGCCAATGCAATTTTGTGGTTGCTATCGGCTGAGGCTTCGTATACAACCGGTGCCTTTATCGACATTGCAGGCGGTAAGTAA
- a CDS encoding methyltransferase domain-containing protein, which produces MGQSNYYDNIAEIYDQTRWLTKSIAEEVADFILTLVKATPETTFLEPGVGTGLNVLPLVRRGYSVTGIDVSKEMLKQLYQKLHEIPKNLRLIHADASQLPFPDGSFDVVLTVHMLHTVSNWRMFLNEIDRVLKLQGFYLNAQWVTLPARRKFEHHFRAILSKYEGSQVLKQVYESIDEIKVEEYFHNKGYRSNYLIAKEWTVSNTVEELLGFYKSRAYGLCWLVPDETFYCVMEEFEEFCNDHYGSLAVELSSEAKFEIWAYTTS; this is translated from the coding sequence GTGGGACAATCCAACTATTACGACAACATTGCTGAGATTTATGACCAAACTCGTTGGTTGACAAAATCAATTGCTGAGGAAGTTGCAGATTTTATTCTTACCTTAGTCAAAGCAACACCTGAGACTACTTTTTTAGAACCAGGTGTTGGCACTGGTTTGAACGTTCTCCCCTTGGTTAGACGAGGCTATTCTGTAACTGGAATCGATGTTTCTAAGGAAATGCTCAAGCAGTTGTACCAAAAGCTGCACGAAATTCCTAAAAATTTAAGGCTGATTCATGCAGATGCCTCACAGTTACCTTTTCCAGATGGCAGTTTTGACGTTGTGCTGACTGTTCACATGCTTCACACCGTTTCCAATTGGAGAATGTTTCTGAATGAAATCGATCGCGTTCTGAAGCTACAAGGTTTTTACCTAAATGCTCAATGGGTCACTCTGCCTGCCCGAAGAAAATTTGAGCACCACTTCAGAGCTATTTTGTCTAAGTATGAAGGGTCGCAAGTCTTAAAACAGGTATATGAATCAATTGATGAAATCAAGGTAGAGGAATATTTTCACAACAAAGGTTATCGATCTAATTACTTAATAGCTAAGGAATGGACGGTAAGTAACACGGTTGAAGAACTACTCGGTTTCTACAAGTCGCGAGCATATGGATTGTGCTGGCTAGTGCCAGATGAAACGTTCTATTGTGTAATGGAAGAGTTTGAAGAGTTTTGTAATGACCATTATGGCTCATTAGCAGTAGAGTTATCATCTGAAGCGAAGTTTGAGATCTGGGCATACACCACAAGCTAA
- a CDS encoding SDR family oxidoreductase: protein MTTALITGASAGIGAEFAQQLAVRQIDLVLVARSQDKLQELANSLKHQHQIQVDIIVQDLTAADATETVFQTAQQLGRSIDILVNNAGIGDYGDFAESDRDFQLKMVQLNMATIVDLTHRFLPGMRQRQTGGVINLCSVAAFHSMPYFSIYAATKAFILSFSEALWAENRSYGVHVLAVCPGPVGVKFFKEAGFPPFLVNVAARFDTPVETVAQEALKAFENRKPLVIPGNLINPILAVLPRFLPREEVSSFWKLVLGNNVGK from the coding sequence ATGACGACAGCCTTGATTACCGGAGCCTCTGCCGGCATCGGTGCAGAATTTGCCCAACAATTAGCAGTGCGTCAAATTGATCTTGTACTAGTCGCTCGTTCCCAAGACAAGTTACAGGAACTCGCCAACTCACTCAAGCATCAGCATCAAATCCAAGTAGATATTATCGTTCAGGATTTGACAGCAGCAGACGCCACAGAAACAGTCTTTCAAACTGCACAGCAGCTTGGAAGATCAATCGACATACTGGTTAACAACGCTGGAATTGGAGATTACGGTGATTTCGCTGAAAGCGATCGAGATTTTCAGCTAAAGATGGTGCAGCTCAATATGGCGACGATTGTGGATTTGACCCATCGCTTCCTACCTGGGATGCGGCAACGTCAAACTGGCGGGGTCATCAATCTGTGTTCGGTGGCCGCGTTTCACTCTATGCCCTACTTCTCGATCTACGCAGCAACAAAAGCATTTATTCTCAGCTTTAGTGAAGCTTTGTGGGCAGAGAATCGCAGTTACGGAGTGCATGTGCTGGCTGTTTGTCCAGGGCCGGTTGGCGTTAAGTTTTTCAAAGAAGCAGGATTTCCGCCGTTCTTGGTTAACGTAGCTGCAAGATTTGATACGCCGGTTGAGACCGTTGCACAAGAGGCCCTAAAAGCATTTGAAAACCGAAAGCCGCTCGTGATTCCTGGCAATCTGATTAATCCCATTCTTGCTGTGCTGCCCCGGTTTCTGCCACGTGAGGAAGTTTCCAGCTTCTGGAAGCTGGTATTAGGAAATAACGTTGGCAAATGA
- the topA gene encoding type I DNA topoisomerase, whose product MPTLVIVESPTKAKTIRNYLPKGYRVEASMGHVRDLPKSASEIPANVKGEKWAQLGVNPEADFEPLYVVPSDKKKVVKTLQDALKEADELVLATDEDREGESISWHLLQVLKPKVPTKRMVFHEITEEAIHAALGNCRDIDDQLVRAQETRRILDRLVGYTLSPLLWKKIAGGLSAGRVQSVAVKLLVKREKERRAFRKGSYWDLKASLLKEKSPFEAKLVTLGGTRLANGSDFDESTGQIAHGRNVLLLGEEQARALQQRLQSGAWTVSNLDERPSTRKPSPPFTTSTLQQEANRKLRLSARETMRVAQNLYEQGYITYMRTDSVNLSQQAVEAARSCVEQRYGKEYLSPKPRQYTTKSKGAQEAHEAIRPAGSTFRTPQETGLSGREFALYDLIWKRTVATQMAEARQTHITVSIEVEDAVFRATGKRIDFPGFFRAYVEGSDDPDAALEDQEVILPRMAVGDAINCSDLEAIGHETQPPARFTEASLVKTLESEGIGRPSTYATVIGTIVDRGYARLVTNSLVPTFTAFAVTSLLENHFPDLVDVGFTARMEQTLDDISTGEVEWLPYLQAFYRGEQGLENQVHERESQIDPADARTVKLADLDARVRIGRYGPYIEVESEDEPVKASIPQDVPPADLDIEQVERILKQKLEGPEKVGLHPDTGEPIYLRIGPYGPFVQMGEKTDENPNPKRASLPKGVNSDDVTLEVAVGLLALPRTLGFHPETGAPVKASQGRFGPYIVHDQGKEGKDYRSLKKDDDVLSVSLDRALDLLSEPKSSRGRKKSVEPLRDLGKHPEDEETIAIFNGPYGPYVKHGKTNASVPEGVEVEAVTLEQAVEWLNSKAGGKKKTTRKSSGRTTKTAAASKTTTAKKTTRKSTTAKSSSTKSGTTKSGTTKSRSSKSKAAE is encoded by the coding sequence ATGCCGACGCTCGTCATCGTTGAGTCCCCCACCAAAGCCAAAACAATCCGTAACTACTTGCCTAAGGGGTATCGGGTAGAGGCTTCAATGGGCCATGTGCGCGATTTACCCAAGTCGGCCAGCGAAATTCCCGCTAACGTCAAGGGCGAAAAGTGGGCTCAGCTGGGCGTCAACCCAGAGGCTGACTTTGAACCTCTCTACGTTGTGCCGAGCGATAAAAAGAAGGTCGTTAAGACCCTGCAAGATGCTCTGAAAGAAGCCGACGAACTGGTGCTGGCAACGGACGAAGATCGCGAAGGGGAGAGCATCAGCTGGCACCTACTGCAGGTGCTCAAGCCCAAAGTGCCAACTAAGCGCATGGTGTTTCACGAGATCACCGAAGAGGCTATCCATGCAGCTTTGGGAAACTGCCGCGACATTGACGATCAGCTGGTCAGGGCTCAAGAAACTCGCCGCATTCTCGACCGCCTGGTAGGCTACACCCTATCGCCCCTACTGTGGAAGAAAATTGCTGGGGGTCTGTCTGCCGGACGGGTGCAGTCAGTTGCTGTCAAGCTTTTGGTGAAGCGGGAAAAAGAGCGTCGCGCCTTCCGCAAAGGCTCCTACTGGGATCTCAAGGCTTCTCTACTAAAAGAGAAAAGCCCTTTTGAGGCTAAGCTGGTAACGCTAGGCGGTACTCGGCTAGCTAACGGCAGCGACTTCGACGAGTCTACTGGCCAGATTGCTCATGGCCGCAATGTGCTGCTGCTGGGTGAGGAACAGGCGCGAGCACTGCAGCAGCGGCTCCAGTCGGGAGCGTGGACTGTCAGTAACCTGGATGAGCGCCCATCTACTCGCAAGCCCTCGCCGCCCTTTACCACCTCTACCCTCCAGCAGGAAGCTAACCGCAAGCTGCGACTCTCTGCCCGAGAAACTATGCGGGTAGCTCAGAATCTCTATGAGCAGGGCTACATCACCTATATGCGGACAGACTCAGTAAACCTGTCGCAGCAGGCAGTGGAGGCAGCTCGTTCCTGTGTGGAGCAGCGCTACGGCAAGGAGTACCTCAGTCCCAAACCACGCCAGTACACAACCAAGTCTAAGGGGGCGCAGGAAGCTCACGAAGCGATTCGCCCTGCCGGCAGTACCTTCAGAACGCCGCAGGAGACAGGCCTATCGGGCCGTGAATTTGCCCTCTACGATCTGATCTGGAAGCGGACGGTAGCCACTCAGATGGCAGAGGCCCGGCAAACCCACATTACGGTCAGCATTGAAGTTGAGGATGCGGTTTTTCGGGCGACGGGTAAGCGCATTGATTTCCCGGGCTTTTTCCGAGCTTACGTTGAAGGTTCAGACGATCCAGATGCGGCGCTGGAAGATCAGGAGGTGATTTTGCCTCGAATGGCGGTAGGCGATGCAATCAACTGCTCTGATCTAGAAGCAATTGGCCACGAAACGCAGCCCCCTGCCCGCTTTACCGAAGCCTCTCTGGTCAAAACGCTGGAGAGCGAGGGCATTGGCCGACCCAGCACCTATGCCACCGTAATCGGCACCATTGTGGATCGGGGCTATGCGCGACTGGTGACTAATAGCCTAGTGCCAACGTTTACGGCCTTTGCTGTCACTTCGCTGTTGGAAAACCATTTTCCAGACCTGGTAGATGTGGGCTTTACGGCTCGCATGGAGCAGACGCTCGATGACATCTCAACGGGCGAGGTGGAATGGCTGCCCTACCTGCAGGCTTTTTACCGGGGTGAACAGGGGTTAGAAAATCAGGTACACGAGCGGGAGAGCCAAATTGACCCGGCTGATGCCAGGACAGTTAAGCTAGCCGATCTAGATGCCAGGGTACGGATTGGCCGCTACGGCCCCTACATCGAAGTGGAGAGCGAGGACGAGCCGGTCAAAGCCTCTATTCCCCAGGATGTGCCCCCCGCAGATCTGGACATTGAGCAGGTTGAGCGGATCTTAAAGCAAAAGCTGGAAGGGCCTGAAAAAGTAGGCCTGCACCCTGACACTGGGGAACCGATTTACCTGCGAATTGGCCCCTATGGTCCCTTTGTCCAGATGGGAGAAAAAACGGATGAGAACCCTAATCCTAAACGGGCCTCTCTCCCTAAAGGTGTGAATTCAGACGATGTGACGCTAGAGGTTGCGGTTGGGCTGTTGGCTCTACCCCGCACCTTGGGCTTTCACCCCGAGACTGGCGCACCGGTTAAGGCGAGCCAAGGTCGCTTTGGCCCCTACATTGTTCATGACCAGGGCAAAGAGGGCAAAGACTATCGCTCTCTCAAAAAGGATGACGATGTGTTGTCTGTCTCGCTAGATCGGGCACTCGATCTGCTGTCTGAGCCAAAGTCGAGCCGGGGCCGCAAAAAGTCAGTTGAGCCGCTGCGGGATCTGGGCAAGCACCCAGAGGATGAGGAAACGATTGCCATTTTCAATGGTCCCTACGGCCCTTATGTCAAGCATGGCAAGACCAATGCCTCCGTACCAGAAGGGGTTGAGGTCGAAGCGGTGACGCTGGAACAGGCGGTTGAATGGCTAAACAGCAAGGCGGGCGGGAAAAAGAAAACTACCCGCAAGTCGTCTGGTCGCACGACGAAAACGGCTGCGGCAAGCAAGACCACGACGGCAAAGAAGACGACTCGCAAATCGACAACGGCTAAGTCTAGCTCAACTAAATCGGGCACGACTAAGTCAGGTACAACCAAGTCTCGTAGCTCGAAGTCTAAGGCTGCTGAGTAG
- a CDS encoding NAD(P)H-quinone oxidoreductase subunit N, translating into MDFATLSAQLNAGTILPEGLVILTILFVLVGDLIQGRSSSRWTPYACLVGLLSAVVVLFFEWDIANPIGFLGSYNSDALSVVFRAIIVLSAAVTVPMSVRYIEQSGTSLAEFLVILMTATLGGMFLSGADELVTVFVSLETLSISSYLLTGYMKRDPRSNEAALKYLLIGSASSAIFLYGVSLLYGLSGGQTRLSEVAVNIVSDGSDAPIGLVVALVFVIAGIAFKIAAVPFHQWTPDVYEGSPTPVVAFLSVGSKAAGFALAIRLLVTAFPMVAEQWHFVFTALAILSMVLGNVVALAQTSMKRMLAYSSIGQAGFVMVGLVIGTDAGYASMVFYLLIYLFMNLGAFTCVILFSLRTGTDQISEYSGLYQKDPLLTLGLSICLLSLGGIPPLAGFFGKLYIFWAGWQAGAYGLVLVGLITTVISIYYYIRVIKMMVVKEPQEMSDVVKNYPPMHWNLPGMRPLQVSLVLATVATSLAGILSNPLFTIANASITRTPMLQSSITTPEIAQVLPVAEIQE; encoded by the coding sequence ATGGATTTCGCGACTTTGAGTGCTCAACTCAATGCGGGCACAATTTTGCCTGAAGGCCTTGTCATTCTGACAATTCTCTTTGTCCTAGTGGGAGATCTGATCCAGGGCCGGTCGTCTTCCCGGTGGACTCCCTACGCTTGTCTAGTGGGCCTGCTTTCCGCAGTAGTGGTGCTCTTCTTCGAATGGGACATTGCCAACCCCATCGGTTTTTTGGGTAGCTACAACAGCGATGCCCTGAGCGTCGTGTTTCGGGCGATCATTGTTCTGTCAGCGGCAGTAACCGTACCGATGTCGGTGCGCTACATCGAGCAGTCGGGTACCTCCCTAGCGGAGTTTTTGGTCATCTTGATGACTGCGACGCTGGGTGGCATGTTTCTCTCGGGGGCAGACGAACTGGTGACAGTTTTTGTCTCGCTAGAAACGCTGAGTATTTCTTCTTACCTGTTGACGGGCTACATGAAGCGAGACCCTCGCTCTAACGAAGCTGCCCTGAAATATCTCCTGATTGGGTCCGCAAGCTCTGCCATTTTCCTCTATGGTGTGTCTCTGCTCTATGGCTTATCGGGGGGCCAGACTCGCCTGAGTGAGGTGGCTGTCAACATTGTGTCGGACGGCTCTGATGCACCGATTGGATTGGTCGTGGCGCTGGTCTTTGTGATCGCTGGCATTGCCTTCAAGATTGCAGCAGTGCCTTTCCACCAGTGGACTCCCGACGTTTACGAAGGGTCTCCGACACCGGTTGTGGCTTTTCTTTCGGTAGGGTCTAAGGCCGCTGGATTTGCCCTGGCGATTCGCCTGTTGGTCACCGCCTTCCCGATGGTGGCTGAGCAGTGGCATTTTGTCTTTACTGCCCTGGCCATTCTCAGTATGGTGCTGGGCAACGTGGTAGCTCTAGCTCAGACAAGCATGAAGCGGATGCTGGCCTACTCATCTATTGGTCAGGCAGGCTTTGTAATGGTTGGTCTGGTGATTGGCACAGATGCTGGCTATGCCAGTATGGTGTTCTACCTGCTGATCTACCTGTTTATGAACTTGGGAGCTTTCACCTGTGTGATTTTGTTCTCTCTACGGACCGGGACTGATCAGATCAGTGAGTACAGCGGTCTGTATCAAAAAGATCCGCTGCTGACTTTGGGCCTGAGCATTTGTCTGCTCTCTTTGGGCGGCATTCCTCCGTTAGCTGGGTTCTTTGGTAAGCTCTACATCTTTTGGGCAGGTTGGCAGGCTGGTGCCTACGGCTTGGTGTTGGTTGGTCTAATCACCACTGTTATCTCGATCTACTACTACATTCGTGTGATCAAGATGATGGTGGTAAAAGAGCCTCAGGAAATGTCGGATGTGGTGAAGAACTATCCGCCGATGCACTGGAACCTGCCCGGTATGCGGCCTCTGCAGGTGAGCTTGGTATTGGCTACAGTAGCGACCTCTTTGGCCGGTATTTTGTCAAATCCTCTCTTTACGATCGCAAACGCGTCGATCACCCGCACACCTATGCTGCAAAGTTCGATTACCACTCCAGAGATTGCTCAAGTACTGCCAGTAGCTGAAATCCAGGAGTAG